In the Drosophila takahashii strain IR98-3 E-12201 chromosome 3R, DtakHiC1v2, whole genome shotgun sequence genome, one interval contains:
- the rtp gene encoding MORN repeat-containing protein 4 homolog, translating to MAMDDYDDDMSSVGVTTARIENQHQQQHHQQGQHGQHGHHQQGQSQYSAGAVKVGGWRYEDASRYIGEWNQRGQKHGIGHLQFADGTRYDGQFQEGLSQGVGCLWFADGAKYEGEFHQGWFHGNGIFWRADGMKYEGEFRGGKIWGLGLLTFQDFTHGFPRNEGFFQDCRFMRRRRCPEVVQRAQKCALMARSQCEHPY from the exons ATGGCCATGGACGACTACGATGATGACA TGAGCAGCGTGGGCGTAACCACGGCCCGGATCGAGAAccaacatcagcaacagcaccaccagcaggGTCAGCATGGTCAGCATGGACACCACCAACAGGGTCAGAGCCAGTACAGCGCCGGGGCGGTGAAGGTGGGAGGATGGCGGTATGAGGACGCCAGCCGCTACATCGGCGAGTGGAACCAGCGTGGCCAGAAGCACGGCATTGGACACTTGCAGTTTGCCGATGGAACGCGCTACGATGGCCAGTTCCAGGAGGGACTGAGTCAAGGAGTCGGCTGTCTCTGGTTCGCGGATGGCGCAAA ATACGAAGGCGAGTTTCATCAGGGTTGGTTTCATGGTAATGGAATCTTCTGGCGCGCCGACGGAATGAAGTATGAGGGTGAGTTTCGTGGCGGCAAGATCTGGGGCCTGGGTCTGCTGACGTTCCAGGACTTCACGCACGGCTTTCCCAGGAACGAAGGCTTCTTCCAAGACTGCCGCTTTATGAGACGCCGTCGATGTCCCGAGGTGGTGCAGCGGGCTCAGAAGTGCGCACTTATGGCCCGTTCCCAGTGCGAACACCCTTACTGA
- the LOC108066107 gene encoding uncharacterized protein, with protein sequence MKQFALTTCIRRIWIMSGWLRQEAAIAAGMLVVQRHQVDLREEEEEVKVEQQVAASGGEVGVDSQGRLRRVRMLDDYVLPFECGL encoded by the coding sequence ATGAAGCAATTTGCACTGACGACCTGCATCCGCCGTATCTGGATCATGTCCGGATGGTTGCGCCAGGAGGCGGCCATTGCCGCTGGCATGTTGGTGGTGCAGCGTCATCAGGTGGACTTgagagaggaggaggaggaagtcaAGGTCGAGCAGCAGGTGGCGGCCAGTGGTGGCGAGGTGGGCGTCGACTCGCAAGGGAGACTCCGCCGTGTGCGCATGCTCGACGACTACGTTCTGCCCTTCGAATGCGGCCTCTAA
- the Vps37B gene encoding vacuolar protein sorting-associated protein 37B yields MYQEYLNQLQASIAPMGSEELKELLNNDDKLDEKVDEVLQVLRTQKTSVFEDNRSRAERNIEREPQIIELRGRLAELSEEGRTRCSSVQEKLSQLKEKSGGVGPETALALLQTAASESEEQTEEMVKKFNDSDLGVEPFLEEFLASRRTMHLRRLKAEKMQDLMRKQRHGPPNASLPAYGNVPSGGFYPSAGVSAPYPLGPMMPMPPPSRPY; encoded by the coding sequence ATGTACCAGGAATACCTTAACCAATTGCAGGCCTCCATCGCGCCAATGGGCTCTGAGGAACTGAAGGAGCTGCTAAACAACGACGACAAGCTGGACGAGAAAGTCGACGAAGTACTTCAGGTGCTGCGAACCCAGAAGACCAGCGTTTTCGAAGACAACCGGAGTCGAGCGGAGCGCAACATCGAGCGGGAGCCCCAAATCATCGAGCTGCGCGGTCGTCTGGCGGAGCTCTCGGAGGAGGGGCGCACCAGGTGCTCTTCTGTCCAGGAGAAGCTGTCCCAGCTCAAAGAGAAGTCCGGCGGTGTGGGTCCGGAAACGGCGCTCGCCCTGCTGCAGACCGCCGCCTCCGAAAGCGAGGAGCAGACGGAGGAGATGGTCAAGAAGTTCAACGACAGCGATCTTGGGGTGGAGCCCTTTCTGGAGGAGTTCCTCGCCAGCCGGCGGACCATGCACCTGCGTCGCCTCAAGGCCGAGAAGATGCAGGACCTTATGCGCAAACAGCGCCATGGTCCGCCAAACGCTTCCCTGCCAGCCTACGGAAACGTGCCCTCCGGCGGATTCTATCCCTCGGCCGGGGTCTCAGCCCCTTACCCCCTGGGTCCCATGATGCCCATGCCACCGCCGTCCAGACCCTACTGA
- the CtsF gene encoding cathepsin F isoform X1: MRLLAAATVALVLLLGQAAGEELAEERAGQEQGDAESTETAETTTDQAESEPPIKLVHVLNPGEREYLSPNLIGVQNIAMTFLPLSMNFVNIIDAFREITAGVRYEILLNALDTKAKQPAEADTICRLVILEKPWLRTQWGDKHRELVTSNCTDSAENSVSGDPAEKARLLNEKYVFRSRRSLNKIVGEHKPYDEEAAKAQLQESLDKLTAGEGPHYKIGKVFSASRQVDSGVLTRIDADLIDGSDSQHRCIVEIWTKAWVRKDGHEITFKCRNQPVVQARHSRSTEWAEKKTHKKHSHRALDKVDHLFHKFQVRFGRRYVSTAERQMRLRIFRQNLKTIEELNANEMGSAKYGITEFADMTSSEYKERTGLWQRDEAKPTGGSAAAVPAYSGELPKEFDWRHKNAVTPVKNQASCGSCWAFSVTGNIEGLYAVKTGDLKEFSEQELLDCDTTDSACNGGLMDNAYKAIKDIGGLEYEDEYPYKAKKNQCHFNKTLSHVQVSGFVDLPKGNETAMQEWLLTNGPISIGINANAMQFYRGGVSHPWKALCSKKNLDHGVLIVGYGVSDYPNFHKTLPYWIVKNSWGPRWGEQGYYRVYRGDNTCGVSEMATSAVLA; encoded by the exons AGCACGGAAACTGCAGAAACGACCACGGATCAGGCAGAGAGTGAGCCGCCGATCAAGCTGGTCCACGTGTTGAATCCTGGCGAGCGGGAGTATCTGTCACCCAATCTAATTGGGGTTCAGAACATAGCCATGACCTTCCTGCCCCTGTCGATGAACTTTGTGAATATCATCGACGCCTTTCGGGAGATCACGGCCGGAGTGCGCTATGAGATCCTGTTAAACGCGTTGGACACGAAGGCCAAGCAGCCGGCTGAGGCGGACACCATCTGCCGGCTGGTCATCCTGGAGAAGCCCTGGCTGCGCACCCAATGGGGCGACAAACACCGCGAGCTGGTCACCTCCAATTGCACCGACTCGGCGGAGAACTCGGTGTCCGGAGATCCGGCGGAGAAGGCGCGGCTGCTCAACGAGAAATAC GTCTTTCGCAGCAGACGCAGCCTAAATAAGATCGTGGGTGAGCATAAGCCTTACGACGAGGAGGCGGCAAAGGCCCAATTGCAAGAGTCTCTTGACAAACTTACCGCTGGAGAAGGCCCACATTACAA AATCGGGAAAGTTTTCTCAGCTTCGCGGCAGGTGGATTCCGGCGTTTTGACCCGCATCGACGCGGATCTAATCGATGGGTCGGACTCACAGCACCGCTGTATCGTTGAGATCTGGACGAAGGCCTGGGTGAGGAAGGACGGACACGAAATCACCTTCAAGTGCCGCAACCAGCCCGTAGTTCAGGCCCGTCACAGCAGATCCACGGAGTGGGCTGAGAAGAAGACGCACAAGAAGCACAGTCACCGCGCCCTGGACAAGGTGGATCACTTGTTCCACAAATTTCAGGTGCGATTTGGCCGCCGCTACGTGAGCACTGCCGAACGGCAGATGCGCCTGCGAATCTTCCGCCAGAACCTGAAGACCATCGAGGAGCTGAACGCCAACGAGATGGGCAGTGCGAAGTACGGGATCACGGAGTTTGCTGACATGACCAGTTCGGAGTACAAGGAACGCACTGGACTGTGGCAGCGTGATGAGGCGAAACCCACCGGCGGATCTGCGGCTGCGGTACCGGCGTACTCCGGTGAGCTGCCCAAGGAGTTCGACTGGAGGCACAAGAACGCAGTCACACCGGTGAAGAATCAGGCATCGTGCGGCTCGTGCTGGGCTTTCAGTGTGACGGGCAACATCGAAGGCCTGTATGCCGTGAAAACCGGCGATCTCAAGGAGTTCTCAGAGCAGGAGCTGCTCGACTGTGATACCACGGACAGTGCCTGCAACGGAGGCCTCATGGACAATGCCTACAA AGCCATCAAGGATATTGGCGGCTTGGAGTACGAGGATGAGTATCCCTACAAGGCCAAGAAGAATCAGTGCCACTTCAACAAGACCCTGTCCCACGTTCAGGTTTCCGGTTTTGTGGATTTACCCAAGGGCAACGAGACCGCCATGCAGGAATGGCTGCTCACCAATGGACCCATCTCGATTG GCATTAATGCGAACGCTATGCAGTTCTATCGCGGCGGCGTTTCGCATCCCTGGAAGGCTCTGTGCTCCAAGAAGAACCTCGACCACGGTGTGCTAATTGTGGGCTATGGCGTCTCCGACTACCCCAACTTCCACAAGACCCTGCCCTACTGGATCGTGAAGAACTCGTGGGGTCCGCGCTGGGGAGAGCAGGGCTACTATCGCGTTTATCGCGGCGACAACACCTGCGGCGTCAGTGAGATGGCCACTTCAGCTGTGCTCGCCTAG
- the CtsF gene encoding cathepsin F isoform X2: protein MRLLAAATVALVLLLGQAAGEELAEERAGQEQGDAEVFRSRRSLNKIVGEHKPYDEEAAKAQLQESLDKLTAGEGPHYKIGKVFSASRQVDSGVLTRIDADLIDGSDSQHRCIVEIWTKAWVRKDGHEITFKCRNQPVVQARHSRSTEWAEKKTHKKHSHRALDKVDHLFHKFQVRFGRRYVSTAERQMRLRIFRQNLKTIEELNANEMGSAKYGITEFADMTSSEYKERTGLWQRDEAKPTGGSAAAVPAYSGELPKEFDWRHKNAVTPVKNQASCGSCWAFSVTGNIEGLYAVKTGDLKEFSEQELLDCDTTDSACNGGLMDNAYKAIKDIGGLEYEDEYPYKAKKNQCHFNKTLSHVQVSGFVDLPKGNETAMQEWLLTNGPISIGINANAMQFYRGGVSHPWKALCSKKNLDHGVLIVGYGVSDYPNFHKTLPYWIVKNSWGPRWGEQGYYRVYRGDNTCGVSEMATSAVLA from the exons GTCTTTCGCAGCAGACGCAGCCTAAATAAGATCGTGGGTGAGCATAAGCCTTACGACGAGGAGGCGGCAAAGGCCCAATTGCAAGAGTCTCTTGACAAACTTACCGCTGGAGAAGGCCCACATTACAA AATCGGGAAAGTTTTCTCAGCTTCGCGGCAGGTGGATTCCGGCGTTTTGACCCGCATCGACGCGGATCTAATCGATGGGTCGGACTCACAGCACCGCTGTATCGTTGAGATCTGGACGAAGGCCTGGGTGAGGAAGGACGGACACGAAATCACCTTCAAGTGCCGCAACCAGCCCGTAGTTCAGGCCCGTCACAGCAGATCCACGGAGTGGGCTGAGAAGAAGACGCACAAGAAGCACAGTCACCGCGCCCTGGACAAGGTGGATCACTTGTTCCACAAATTTCAGGTGCGATTTGGCCGCCGCTACGTGAGCACTGCCGAACGGCAGATGCGCCTGCGAATCTTCCGCCAGAACCTGAAGACCATCGAGGAGCTGAACGCCAACGAGATGGGCAGTGCGAAGTACGGGATCACGGAGTTTGCTGACATGACCAGTTCGGAGTACAAGGAACGCACTGGACTGTGGCAGCGTGATGAGGCGAAACCCACCGGCGGATCTGCGGCTGCGGTACCGGCGTACTCCGGTGAGCTGCCCAAGGAGTTCGACTGGAGGCACAAGAACGCAGTCACACCGGTGAAGAATCAGGCATCGTGCGGCTCGTGCTGGGCTTTCAGTGTGACGGGCAACATCGAAGGCCTGTATGCCGTGAAAACCGGCGATCTCAAGGAGTTCTCAGAGCAGGAGCTGCTCGACTGTGATACCACGGACAGTGCCTGCAACGGAGGCCTCATGGACAATGCCTACAA AGCCATCAAGGATATTGGCGGCTTGGAGTACGAGGATGAGTATCCCTACAAGGCCAAGAAGAATCAGTGCCACTTCAACAAGACCCTGTCCCACGTTCAGGTTTCCGGTTTTGTGGATTTACCCAAGGGCAACGAGACCGCCATGCAGGAATGGCTGCTCACCAATGGACCCATCTCGATTG GCATTAATGCGAACGCTATGCAGTTCTATCGCGGCGGCGTTTCGCATCCCTGGAAGGCTCTGTGCTCCAAGAAGAACCTCGACCACGGTGTGCTAATTGTGGGCTATGGCGTCTCCGACTACCCCAACTTCCACAAGACCCTGCCCTACTGGATCGTGAAGAACTCGTGGGGTCCGCGCTGGGGAGAGCAGGGCTACTATCGCGTTTATCGCGGCGACAACACCTGCGGCGTCAGTGAGATGGCCACTTCAGCTGTGCTCGCCTAG
- the Kat60 gene encoding katanin p60 ATPase-containing subunit A-like 1: MSITLLRGGKQKTTTCVGMTVMAKTTIEEICENAKLARDMALTGNYDSACIYYEGLQGLLARQLKATADPLRKGKWSMINQQISQEHAKIKAIQRTLQDISLDLQSTKFAHKLRHQLSEESTTSKDPSAWFKPDPDIWTPPPKDPDVWGPPKPPPTTQAVGRRAAPNNRRTAPASQNSRPSSTIPQSTARNGPASTRNSRNSTTAAAPNSAARMTNGRAGGRKLSTSNNTNEARDDDSTAAGSNGGGAAGEGESGDQQAGQEEERKFQPNNHIEAELVDILERDILQKDPKVRWSDIADLHDAKRLLEEAVVLPMLMPDYFKGIRRPWKGVLMVGPPGTGKTMLAKAVATECGTTFFNVSSATLTSKYRGESEKMVRLLFEMARFYAPSTIFIDEIDSLCSRRGSESEHEASRRVKSELLVQMDGVGGGEEQAKVVMVLAATNFPWDIDEALRRRLEKRIYIPLPSDEGREALLKINLREVKVDDSVDLTYVANELKGYSGADITNVCREASMMSMRRKIAGLTPEQIRQLATEEVDLPVSNKDFNEAMSRCNKSVSRADLDKYEKWMKEFGSS; the protein is encoded by the exons ATGTCCATAACC TTACTGCGAGGTGGCAAGCAAAAGACAACCACTTGCGTAGGAATGACCGTAATGGCCAAGACTACGATCGAAGAAATATGCGAGAATGCCAAATTAGCGCGGGACATGGCTCTGACGGGCAACTACGACTCGGCCTGCATCTACTACGAGGGTCTCCAGGGGCTGCTCGCCCGCCAGCTGAAGGCCACCGCGGATCCGCTGCGCAAGGGCAAGTGGAGCATG ATCAACCAGCAAATAAGCCAGGAGCACGCCAAGATCAAGGCCATCCAGCGGACCCTGCAAGACATCTCACTGGACCTGCAGAGCACCAAATTCGCCCACAAGCTGCGCCACCAGCTCAGCGAAGAGAGCACCACCAGCAAAGATCCATCCGCCTGGTTTAAGCCGGACCCCGACATTTGGACGCCTCCGCCGAAGGATCCCGATGTGTGGGGTCCTCCGAAACCACCGCCCACCACACAGGCCGTGGGACGACGAGCCGCACCGAACAACCGCCGCACTGCTCCGGCCAGTCAGAACAGCCGCCCCAGCAGCACAATCCCACAGAGCACTGCCCGGAATGGTCCGGCCTCCACACGCAACTCCCGTAACTCGACGACGGCCGCAGCACCGAACAGTGCAGCACGCATGACCAACGGACGGGCTGGCGGACGCAAGCTGTCCACGTCGAACAACACCAACGAGGCTAGAGACGACGACTCCACCGCTGCAGGCAGCAATGGCGGAGGAGCCGCTGGCGAGGGAGAGAGTGGCGATCAGCAGGCCggccaggaggaggagcgcaAGTTCCAGCCCAACAATCACATCGAAGCAGAGCTAGTCGACATTCTAG AACGTGATATTCTTCAAAAGGATCCTAAAGTGCGCTGGAGTGACATTGCCGACCTGCACGACGCCAAGCGGCTGCTGGAGGAGGCTGTCGTGCTGCCCATGCTTATGCCGGACTACTTCAAG GGTATCCGGCGACCCTGGAAGGGTGTGCTAATGGTGGGACCTCCGGGCACAGGCAAGACAATGCTCGCCAAGGCCGTAGCAACAGAATGCGGGACGACATTTTTCAACGTGAGCTCGGCTACCCTTACATCGAAATATCGTGGCGAGTCCGAGAAGATGGTGCGCCTGCTGTTTGAGATGGCGCGTTTCTATGCGCCCAGCACAATCTTCATCGACGAGATCGACTCATTGTGCTCGCGTAGAGGGTCGGAATCGGAGCACGAGGCCTCACGCCGAGTCAAGTCGGAGCTGTTGGTCCAAATGGATGGCGTGGGTGGAGGAGAGGAACAGGCCAAGGTAGTGATGGTGCTGGCTGCTACGAACTTTCCCTGGGATATCGATGAGGCGTTGCGGCGCCGGCTGGAGAAGCGCATTTACATCCCACTGCCATCGGACGAAGGACGCGAGGCGCTGCTAAAAATCAATCTGCGGGAGGTCAAGGTGGATGATAGTGTCGATCTGACCTACGTGGCCAATGAGCTGAAGGGATATTCCGGAGCTGACATCACAAACGTGTGCAG GGAAGCCAGTATGATGTCGATGCGGCGGAAGATCGCAGGCCTTACACCAGAGCAAATCCGACAGTTGGCGACGGAGGAGGTGGACCTGCCAGTGTCGAACAAGGATTTCAACGAGGCCATGAGTCGCTGCAACAAGAGCGTGTCCCGCGCGGACCTGGACAAGTACGAGAAGTGGATGAAGGAGTTCGGCTCGTCATGA
- the Mms19 gene encoding MMS19 nucleotide excision repair protein yields the protein MTTPTRATLEKALKSDQKLLKAATQIAKDLTSKAYDISTLAEELGFALSSPDTEQRVAGTNLLSAVLVALPQDLLRERQLEFLSTFYMDRLRDHHNVMPAIIDGIDALVHMKALPRGQIPQILQSFFEYTTCQSQTRSDRTKLFHIFQYLTTNFKDELQKMAGDFVYGLINSIDGERDPRNLDIIFTFMPEFLSTYPLLHLAEEMFEIFACYFPIDFNPSKQDPEAITRDELAVKLTNCLVANNEFAEGTVVLAIEKLESELLVAKLDSIELLHQAALKFPPSVLEPHFDQIWQALKAETFPGNDNEEILKASLKALSALLERASHLPDISHSYQSSILGVILPHLSDVNQRLFHPATGIALVCVAGDAPYAADKILNSFLLKLQATDAGPEQRIKIYYIVSQVYKLCALRDSLQKLDTTIRESLQDAVIASLRLIEQDDFDAKQEDLELQKAALSVLNESAPVLSEKQRALVYKALVQLISHPSIDLDFTALTVSLGALQPVEVQSNFIDVCVRNFEIFSNFVKRKIYANLLPLLPQMAFTQRILDLVMTQSFKDTTAEPIRLLALEALNKLLVLEDQRFIVDLQQESNLLHKLIELGQHTEGLSLQSLEQIAGALSRITQQLPLSEQSAIVSEYLPQLNLNQSADLYITKGLLGYLHKDITLDDHFERLLTDLTQLSLNTENEQLRVIAHHLLCSMVNKMESNPANLSKVKKITDQLKAAIKKNDVRAVEILAWVAKGLVVAGFDEAADIVGDLSDLLKHPSLSTAAALGFDIIAAEYPELDLPVVKFLYKQKLFHTIMGKMGSKLANYCVHHLKAFVYVLKATPQAVIKLNIEQLGPLLFKSLEEHNEAQSLCIALGICEKFVAQQDGYFQAHLAHLIPSCLELSKYKAQHTMQVRIAALQLLYDITKYPTFVLLPHKVDVTLALAAALDDPKRLVRNTAVKARNAWYLVGAASGN from the exons ATGACAACGCCCACGCGTGCCACCCTGGAGAAGGCTCTGAAGAGCGACCAGAAGCTCCTGAAGGCCGCCACCCAGATAGCCAAGG ATTTGACCTCCAAGGCGTATGACATATCCACCCTGGCCGAGGAGTTGGGCTTCGCCCTGTCCTCGCCGGACACGGAGCAGCGGGTGGCCGGAACCAACCTGCTGTCCGCCGTGCTGGTCGCTCTGCCGCAGGATCTGCTCCGGGAGCGCCAGCTGGAGTTCCTCAGCACCTTCTACATGGACCGGCTGCGTGACCATCACAATGTGATGCCAGCCATCATCGACGGCATCGACGCCCTGGTCCACATGAAAGCTCTGCCGAGAGGACAGATTCCCCAAATCCTGCAGTCCTTCTTCGAGTACACCACCTGCCAGTCGCAGACGAGGAGCGACCGCACCAAGCTGTTTCACATCTTCCAGTACCTGACGACGAACTTTAAGGATG AGCTCCAGAAGATGGCCGGTGATTTTGTCTACGGCCTGATCAATTCCATTGACGGCGAGCGTGACCCTCGCAACCTTGACATCATTTTCACCTTCATGCCCGAATTCTTGTCCACGTATCCGCTGCTGCATTTGGCCGAAGAGATGTTCGAGATCTTTGCTTGCTACTTTCCAATCGACTTTAATCCCAGCAAGCAGGATCCGGAGGCCATAACTCGCGATGAATTGGCCGTGAAGTTGACCAACTGTCTGGTGGCCAACAACGAATTCGCGGAGGGCACCGTAGTGCTGGCCATAGAAAAGCTGGAGAGTGAGCTGCTGGTGGCAAAACTGGACTCCATAGAATTGCTG CACCAAGCTGCCTTGAAATTCCCACCCTCCGTTTTGGAGCCGCACTTCGATCAGATTTGGCAGGCTCTGAAAGCAGAGACCTTTCCCGGAAACGACAACGAGGAGATCCTTAAGGCCTCGCTCAAGGCTTTGTCTGCGCTCCTAGAGAGGGCTTCCCACTTACCTGATATAAGCCACAGCTACCAGAGCTCTATCCTGGGCGTAATCCTGCCGCACCTCAGCGATGTCAATCAACGCCTCTTTCATCCTGCCACCGGGATCGCCTTGGTTTGTGTGGCGGGAGACGCGCCCTACGCAGCAGACAAGATCCTGAACAGCTTTCTGCTCAAGTTGCAGGCCACAGACGCAGGGCCTGAACAGCGGATCAAGATCTATTATATAGTTAGCCAGGTGTATAAACTGTGCGCATTGCGTGATTCCCTGCAGAAACTCGATACAACGATACGTGAGTCCCTGCAGGATGCTGTGATTGCCTCTTTAAGACTTATCGAACAGGATGATTTCGATGCCAAGCAGGAGGACTTGGAGCTGCAGAAGGCGGCACTTTCTGTGCTCAACGAAAGTGCTCCGGTGCTCAGCGAGAAACAGCGCGCCTTGGTCTACAAAGCGCTGGTTCAGCTCATTAGCCATCCGTCCATCGATCTGGATTTTACCGCACTTACGGTCAGTCTGGGAGCCCTGCAGCCGGTGGAAGTGCAGTCGAACTTCATCGACGTTTGCGTGCGAAACTTCGAAATCTTCTCCAACTTTGTAAAGCGGAAGATATACGCCAATCTGTTGCCCCTGCTGCCTCAAATGGCGTTTACTCAGCGCATTTTGGATTTGGTAATGACGCAGTCGTTCAAGGATACAACCGCAGAGCCCATTCGTTTGCTGGCTTTAGAAGCCTTGAACAAACTGCTCGTCCTGGAGGATCAGCGCTTCATCGTCGATTTGCAGCAAGAGTCCAACCTGCTTCACAAGCTCATCGAGTTGGGTCAACACACGGAGGGTCTGTCCCTGCAGTCACTTGAGCAGATTGCGGGCGCCCTAAGTCGCATCACCCAGCAACTTCCCCTCTCAGAACAGAGCGCAATAGTTAGCGAGTACCTTCCTCAACTCAATCTAAACCAGTCTGCGGACCTGTACATTACCAAGGGTTTGCTCGGCTACCTGCATAAAGACATCACACTGGATGACCACTTTGAGCGACTTCTGACCGACTTGACCCAGCTCTCTCTCAACACGGAAAACGAACAGTTGCGCGTGATCGCTCATCACCTACTTTGCAGTATGGTGAACAAGATGGAGAGCAATCCGGCCAACCTGAGTAAGGTTAAGAAGATCACAGACCAGCTGAAGGCGGCCATCAAGAAGAACGATGTGCGGGCCGTGGAGATCCTAGCCTGGGTTGCAAAGGGGCTAGTGGTCGCGGGATTCGATGAGGCTGCCGATATTGTTGGTGAT CTTTCTGATCTACTGAAGCATCCCAGTTTGAGCACTGCCGCAGCATTGGGATTCGATATCATTGCCGCCGAATACCCGGAACTGGATTTGCCAGTGGTTAAGTTCCTCTACAAGCAAAAGCTCTTCCACACAATCATGGGAAAGATGGGTAGCAAGCTGGCCAACTACTGTGTGCACCACTTGAAGGCGTTCGTTTACGTACTGAAAGCCACGCCACAGGCCGTCATCAAGCTAAACATTGAGCAGCTCGGTCCGTTGCTCTTCAAGAGCCTAGAGGAGCACAACGAGGCGCAGTCGCTGTGCATCGCACTGGGCATTTGTGAAAAGTTTGTGGCGCAGCAGGACGGATACTTCCAGGCGCACTTGGCCCACCTTATACCTAGCTGCCTGGAGCTATCAAAATATAAAGCTCAGCACACAATG CAAGTTCGCATTGCGGCACTGCAGCTGCTCTACGACATTACCAAGTATCCGACCTTCGTCCTGTTGCCCCACAAAGTGGATGTTACCCTGGCCCTTGCCGCCGCCTTAGATGATCCCAAGAGACTGGTGCGGAACACGGCGGTCAAGGCCAGGAATGCCTGGTACCTGGTCGGAGCAGCTAGTGGGAACTAG